The sequence below is a genomic window from Desulfomonile tiedjei.
CACAAAAAAAGGAAACCCGGCGGCGATTTCATCATCGCAGGGTTTTTCGCCGGGGTTCAAGATTTGGGATTAAGTTGGTAGGTGAAACGATAGTAGATATCTTGATAGATTCTGTCAAGATAAATTGTTGCTCGACCCGAAGATTCGCCGACCTCACTGCCGGGCCATGCCCCAGCCTGCACGGTCGGCCCCGCGAGCTTGACAATGCCCTGATAGTAATTAATTATTCAGGAGCAAAGCATACGGACGCGCCAGGAAAATCACCGAAAATGAGAGCAATTTCTTACATTCATATTCACAGATCTCAATTCCTGTGCTCAGCGAGCCCTTTGCCGGATAGGAGGCTTGCTGATGGCGGATAAGGACTTGTATGCTGTGCTCGGCGTCCGCAAGGACGCGACCACGGACGAAATCAAGAAGGCGTATCGGAAGCTGGCCAGGAAGTACCATCCCGATGTTAATCCTGGCAACAAGGAAGCCGAAGAGCAGTTCAAGAATATCTCCGAGGCCCATGAAGCGCTTTCCGACCCTGAAAAGCGTAAAATTTACGATGAGTTCGGGTACGAAGGTCTCCGTGCCGGGTTTGATCCCGAACAAGCCCGGCAGTATCGCGAATGGCAGCAGGCAGGCGGCTTTGGCCAACGCGGAGGCGGGTTCGCCTATGGCGGTGGCAAAGGCTTTGATCAGGAATCCTTCCGTTATTCAGGGTTCGAGGACGTGTTCAGCGACCTCTTTGGCGCTGGAGCTGCCGGCTCCGCGGCACGAGGTCCTGCCAGAGGTCGGGACATTGAATCCAGCCTGGAAGTGGATTTCATCACCGCGATCAAGGGAGCAACCACTCGCATTACGCTCCAAAAGAATCAGGCCTGTTCAAGGTGTGGAGGAACCGGCCAAATAAGCTCCGGAACCGATTCTGTCTGCCAAACCTGCAAAGGCACGGGGCGAACGCGTGTGGCACAGGGACCTTTCAACTTCAGCCAGACTTGCCCGGATTGCAACGGAACCGGCCGCTCTGGAGAGATTTGTCCCGAATGTCATGGCACAGGCGCGGTGCCGGCTTCGGAAACCATAGACGTGAACATTCCGGCGGGAGTGAATGACGGCTCGCGCATCAGGCTTGCCGGAAAGGGAGAGCCCGGTCCGGCCGGCGGCCCCTCCGGGGACCTGTACATTATCACCCATGTCAGGCCCCATCCGATTTTCAAACGCGAGGGAGACTCGCTGTTGCTGGACCTTCCGGTCAAGGTGGGCGAAGCAATGAACGGCGCCGAGGTCACGGTACCTACTCCGGGCGGGCCGGTGCAATTGAAGATCCCGCGAGGGACCAGGTCCGGGCAGCGTCTCAGGTTAAAGGGGAAAGGGGTGCCCAATCTTAAGACGAAAGTACCGGGAGACATGTACGTTACCGTGCGGGTTCAGGTCCCAACCTCCCGGAATCCCGAGGCGGACAAAGCGGCCGCAGAGCTGGATCGCTTCTATGAGGGCGATCTTCGGTCAGATATCAGGCTATAGTTGGATGAAACGGTCAGGAAGTGGTTATGGCGGACGAGTACTATTACCGGAAGCAAATCATTGAGATATTCGATCTGGAGGAGGGCTTTCTCGCCGAATTGGAGAGAGAGGAGTTGGTCCGCTCCGTAGAAGTCGAGACCAGCAGCGAGAGGGTGTTTCCTGTGGATCAGGTGGAGCGTCTGCGCATAATATCGAACCTGGTGAGAGACCTGGAGGTCAACCTTCCGGGGGTGGAGGTCATCCTGTCCATGAGAGAAAACATGATACTGATGCAGCGGCAATTTGACAAAATTATTGAAACTCTGGTCGTCGAGTTGAAAGGTCGTATCGACCGATGATACTCCTCCGAACGCAATTGTGAAGGCGTAATGATGGGCGTAACCGCTCTCTGTCTGTTCAGCTTCTTCCTGCTCGTATTGCCGTCCACTGCCGTGTCCCAACCCGACGTCGCTTCCCTCCTCCAGCAGTCCCATGCTGAAAAGGACCCTGCCAAGCGAATCGCTCTCTTGGATGAAGCTCTCAAGGAACCATCCATCAGCCCTAAGATGCTGGCCGCACTCTTTTTCGCCAGAGGCATGGCTTACAAAGATCTGAAAGACTGTACCCACGCGGTGGAAGATTTCAAGTCCGCACTGGGCCACGCGCCCAAGACTCTGCACATGCTTCTGGAAAAAGCGGAGTGCCTGATCACCCTCGGTCAGATAGAAGAGGCTTCGCGTGTCTTGGAGGCGGCGCTGGTGACCGGACCCGGAATGGGGCGCGCCTATGTTCTTAAAGGAATGATCTACGAAAAGGAAGGGGCTCTCGCCAAGGCCGAGGATGAATACACTCGCGCGTTGAATTACGAGCCGAACTCGGCGCTCGCTCTCGAAATGAGGGCTAAGGCGCTGCTTAAGGGAGGCAAACCGCGAAAGGCGCTGGAAGACACCAATGCGCTGGTTCGTCTCAAACCAAAGGAGCCGGAAGCGCTTCTGATCCGCGCCCGGATTCACGTGAAATTGGAGGAATATGCCTCAGCTCTGGCAGATTACACCCAGGTGGAAGCCCTTCTGCCTCGCGATGACGGAGTACGCAAGGAGAAAGTGCTGGTTTATTTTAAGGCCGGGCACCCGCAAAAGGCCCTTGACAGCCTTGCAAATCTCTCTGCCCATCGGCCGAATGATGCAGATACTCTGATCCTTCGCGCCAGGGCTCACATATTGCTAAAAAATTACGCCAACGCTCAGCAAATTCTAAAGGCGGCGCTTACCGGAGAGCCGCTGAATCCGGCCGCGCATCTTTATACCGGGGTCACGATGGCACGGACTCAGGATACGGATGGCGCTCTAGCGAGCCTCAATCGCGCAATAGAGCTGGATCCGGGCCTTGCCGAGGCGTACAAAGAGAGAGCCCGAATGTTTTTGGAATTGAACGAAACTGCGCGCGCGGCGGCGGATCTGACCACCGCTGCTGATCTGGACCCATCGGATGACGAAGTGTTCCCGCTCCGAGGCTTAACGCTGATGGGAAGGCTGCTTTACGATGCAGCTATTGATGATTTTACGCGCGCGCTGGGAAACCTGCCGGGGGAACCACGAATTCTGTACGATAGGGCTGTGGCTTATCTTTCCAAGGATGAGCCCAAATTGGCGCTTGAGGACCTCAATGCGCTGCTCAAGGCTAGCCCCAATGCCGCCAGAGCGCTCGGGTTGAGGGGTGTTAGCTTTTTCCTTTTGGGAAATCCTTCCCAGGCTGGGGAGGATTTCGACAGGGCCGTGACAGTCGGTCCCAATGACCCGCTGATATGGAACAATCGAGGGTTTTTTCACTACAAAATGGGGAACTATAAGGCCGCTCTGAAGGATTTTGAAACAGCGCTCAAATTGGATCCGGAGTATGCGAATGCAAGGTACAACCTGAAACTGACAACTGAGAAACAAGGAACGTTGTCCCCGACAGGACCGGATTCACCCGGCAGCGACGAGGTCGTGCGGTCCGGAGAAAGGGCCGCGTCGGAACCTCGATGAAGTGTAAATATCAGGCCATTCTTGCCGATCTGGACGGTACTGTGAACAGAGGGCGGACCCTTATTCCCGGCGCGGACGAAGCATACAAAATCCTCTCCGGAATGGGCATTCGCTGGATGTTCCTTTCCAACAATGCGACCTCGATGGCGTCCGACCTGGCGTTGAAGATCACTAATCTGGGATTGCCCGTCCAGCCCGAACAGGTGGTGACGTCTGCATCCGCGTTGATTTACGTTCTTTCGCAAGGTCGTCGCGACGCGCGAATCATGGTCGTGGGCGAACCCCGCCTGATTGCGGGAATCGTGGAAGCAGGGATAACCGTTGTGGAAGAGCCGTCAGAAGTTGACATAGTCGTTGTGGCCCGTGACTCGGGCTTCAATTTTGAAAAACTCAGGAAAGCACACATCGCATTGCAAAACGGGGCTCGGTTATGGGCCACCAACATGGATGTGACTTTTCCGGTCACGGGCGGCCTTGAGCCGGGCGCGGGAGCCATTGTTGCCGCAGTGGCCGCGGTAGCGGGGCGGCCTCCGGACCGCGTGTTCGGGAAGCCTTCTGCGGACATTGCGGAACTGGCCCTAAAGCGGCTGGATCTTCCCAAGTCCGCGTGCCTGTTGGTGGGAGATCGTATGGAAACGGACATCCTCTTTGCCAAAAACGCGGGAATTGCCTCTGCACTGGTGCTGACCGGGGTCACCTCAAGAGGCGACTTGCAGAAGTACTCATTTTCCCCTGACTATGTGCTTGACAGCATTGCGGATGTGGTGACGCTCTTT
It includes:
- the dnaJ gene encoding molecular chaperone DnaJ: MADKDLYAVLGVRKDATTDEIKKAYRKLARKYHPDVNPGNKEAEEQFKNISEAHEALSDPEKRKIYDEFGYEGLRAGFDPEQARQYREWQQAGGFGQRGGGFAYGGGKGFDQESFRYSGFEDVFSDLFGAGAAGSAARGPARGRDIESSLEVDFITAIKGATTRITLQKNQACSRCGGTGQISSGTDSVCQTCKGTGRTRVAQGPFNFSQTCPDCNGTGRSGEICPECHGTGAVPASETIDVNIPAGVNDGSRIRLAGKGEPGPAGGPSGDLYIITHVRPHPIFKREGDSLLLDLPVKVGEAMNGAEVTVPTPGGPVQLKIPRGTRSGQRLRLKGKGVPNLKTKVPGDMYVTVRVQVPTSRNPEADKAAAELDRFYEGDLRSDIRL
- a CDS encoding tetratricopeptide repeat protein, producing the protein MMGVTALCLFSFFLLVLPSTAVSQPDVASLLQQSHAEKDPAKRIALLDEALKEPSISPKMLAALFFARGMAYKDLKDCTHAVEDFKSALGHAPKTLHMLLEKAECLITLGQIEEASRVLEAALVTGPGMGRAYVLKGMIYEKEGALAKAEDEYTRALNYEPNSALALEMRAKALLKGGKPRKALEDTNALVRLKPKEPEALLIRARIHVKLEEYASALADYTQVEALLPRDDGVRKEKVLVYFKAGHPQKALDSLANLSAHRPNDADTLILRARAHILLKNYANAQQILKAALTGEPLNPAAHLYTGVTMARTQDTDGALASLNRAIELDPGLAEAYKERARMFLELNETARAAADLTTAADLDPSDDEVFPLRGLTLMGRLLYDAAIDDFTRALGNLPGEPRILYDRAVAYLSKDEPKLALEDLNALLKASPNAARALGLRGVSFFLLGNPSQAGEDFDRAVTVGPNDPLIWNNRGFFHYKMGNYKAALKDFETALKLDPEYANARYNLKLTTEKQGTLSPTGPDSPGSDEVVRSGERAASEPR
- a CDS encoding HAD-IIA family hydrolase, which encodes MKCKYQAILADLDGTVNRGRTLIPGADEAYKILSGMGIRWMFLSNNATSMASDLALKITNLGLPVQPEQVVTSASALIYVLSQGRRDARIMVVGEPRLIAGIVEAGITVVEEPSEVDIVVVARDSGFNFEKLRKAHIALQNGARLWATNMDVTFPVTGGLEPGAGAIVAAVAAVAGRPPDRVFGKPSADIAELALKRLDLPKSACLLVGDRMETDILFAKNAGIASALVLTGVTSRGDLQKYSFSPDYVLDSIADVVTLFN